In Lacrimispora indolis DSM 755, a genomic segment contains:
- the fba gene encoding class II fructose-1,6-bisphosphate aldolase, with the protein MPLVTTSQILSDARNGRYAVGAFNVENMEMVMAVIQAAEELNAPVILQTTPSTVKYAGLDLYLANVKTAAERAKVPVVLHLDHGSDFRLAMQALRTGYTSIMIDGSHEAFEANIELSRRVVEACMPSNIPVEAELGKVGGKEDDLDGGEGSAYTDPEEAKTFVEKTGVNSLAVAIGTAHGIYKGEPKLDLERLSEIARAVAIPLVLHGASGVPDETVKMAIERGICKVNYATELRIAYSEGVKEVLKENPDTIDPKKYGSAGISKVKRFVKEKMTTCGCAGKG; encoded by the coding sequence ATGCCTTTAGTAACAACTAGTCAAATATTGTCAGATGCCAGGAACGGTCGTTATGCAGTAGGGGCATTTAATGTTGAAAATATGGAGATGGTCATGGCGGTGATCCAGGCTGCCGAGGAGTTGAATGCCCCAGTGATTTTGCAGACAACGCCTTCTACTGTTAAATATGCGGGACTGGACTTGTATCTGGCAAATGTAAAAACCGCGGCGGAGCGGGCAAAAGTCCCCGTGGTTCTGCATCTGGACCATGGATCTGATTTTAGACTGGCAATGCAGGCACTGCGGACCGGTTACACTTCGATCATGATCGACGGTTCCCATGAAGCTTTTGAAGCAAACATTGAACTATCCAGACGCGTTGTCGAAGCCTGTATGCCTTCCAATATACCGGTTGAAGCGGAGCTTGGGAAGGTTGGCGGCAAGGAGGATGATTTAGATGGAGGCGAAGGCAGTGCCTACACAGATCCGGAAGAAGCGAAAACGTTTGTCGAGAAGACTGGCGTGAACTCCCTTGCGGTGGCGATTGGTACAGCACACGGTATCTACAAGGGCGAACCAAAACTGGATTTGGAGCGGTTATCCGAAATTGCCAGGGCAGTTGCTATACCGCTGGTGCTCCACGGTGCCTCAGGTGTGCCGGATGAAACCGTGAAGATGGCAATCGAACGCGGCATATGTAAAGTGAATTATGCGACTGAACTGAGAATTGCTTACAGTGAAGGTGTAAAAGAAGTGCTGAAGGAGAACCCGGATACTATTGATCCTAAAAAATACGGTTCAGCCGGTATCAGTAAAGTAAAACGATTTGTGAAAGAAAAGATGACAACCTGTGGCTGCGCAGGAAAAGGCTGA
- the pfkB gene encoding 1-phosphofructokinase — protein sequence MIITVTLNASVDKAYTISGSVEPGSVMRVIGCRNSAGGKGLNVARVASLCKVPVKATGIVGGYNGDYLLELLEHDGVAHDFFHVDGETRSCINILTEDNTSTEFLEPGFEVTEAEQREFLNFFRNVIQEGSIVTISGSVPVGFGKGIYADLIKIAKKANKLVLLDTSGEYLKAALAAKPDLVKPNREELEDLFGCKIDSIEDVKIWAQKLHDMGIKYVLISLGSDGAVLVCDEGVYHGKPGKIKAVNTVGCGDSMVASFAAALEMNKASKDCLSYAVAVSAANALSIRTGYFEQENLETILDGVTVSRI from the coding sequence ATGATAATAACAGTAACATTGAATGCATCCGTTGACAAGGCGTATACCATCAGCGGCAGTGTAGAGCCAGGGTCAGTCATGAGAGTGATTGGGTGCCGAAACAGTGCCGGCGGCAAGGGTCTGAATGTGGCACGTGTGGCAAGTTTGTGCAAGGTTCCGGTTAAGGCGACTGGAATTGTCGGCGGATATAATGGTGACTATCTTCTGGAACTTTTGGAACATGATGGCGTTGCCCATGATTTCTTCCATGTCGATGGTGAAACCAGAAGCTGCATCAACATTCTGACGGAAGATAATACTTCCACAGAGTTTTTGGAGCCAGGTTTTGAGGTGACAGAAGCAGAACAGAGGGAGTTTCTGAACTTTTTCCGTAATGTTATACAAGAGGGAAGTATTGTTACCATATCCGGCAGTGTACCCGTAGGCTTTGGCAAAGGAATATATGCCGATTTAATAAAAATTGCCAAGAAAGCCAATAAGCTGGTATTGCTTGACACCAGTGGAGAATACTTAAAAGCTGCGCTGGCAGCAAAACCTGATCTTGTAAAACCCAACCGCGAGGAACTGGAGGATTTATTCGGCTGTAAGATTGATTCCATTGAGGATGTCAAGATCTGGGCACAGAAGCTTCATGATATGGGGATAAAATATGTGCTCATATCTTTGGGTTCTGACGGCGCAGTGTTGGTCTGTGATGAGGGAGTCTATCATGGAAAACCGGGAAAAATTAAAGCTGTCAATACAGTTGGCTGCGGAGATTCCATGGTGGCTTCATTTGCAGCGGCATTGGAGATGAATAAAGCTTCTAAGGATTGTCTGTCATATGCTGTGGCAGTCTCTGCTGCAAACGCATTATCAATAAGAACAGGATATTTTGAACAAGAGAACCTGGAAACAATCCTGGACGGTGTAACCGTGAGCAGGATATAA